The following are encoded in a window of Campylobacterota bacterium genomic DNA:
- a CDS encoding FUN14 domain-containing protein, with translation MTAPETTPNQTTTFIDQIKNFFQDFDLKQWAQDMGGSSAQAIEAAFYFGLSFATGFLFKKYFKSIFICLIVSIFLIKGMEYSGLLTVDWTALQANLGITSADNVNAMINNAFEWIKNNLLLFCSASIGFLLGYKLG, from the coding sequence ATGACCGCTCCAGAAACAACGCCAAATCAAACAACAACATTTATAGATCAGATAAAAAACTTTTTTCAGGACTTTGACCTAAAGCAATGGGCCCAAGATATGGGCGGTTCCTCAGCTCAGGCAATAGAAGCAGCATTTTACTTCGGTTTAAGTTTTGCCACAGGTTTTTTATTTAAAAAATATTTCAAGTCAATCTTTATTTGCCTTATTGTTTCAATCTTTTTAATTAAAGGCATGGAATACTCAGGCTTATTAACTGTCGACTGGACAGCGCTCCAGGCCAACCTGGGCATTACAAGTGCTGACAATGTTAATGCTATGATCAACAACGCTTTCGAGTGGATCAAAAATAACCTATTGCTCTTTTGCTCCGCAAGTATCGGTTTCTTGCTTGGTTATAAACTTGGATAA
- a CDS encoding HU family DNA-binding protein — protein sequence MNKASLIEQMAKDTKLPKTACKNALESMIKTIEASLKKSKSVVLTGFGTFSVMKRKERTGINPATGKKMKIAAKKVPKFKAGKKLKDMVG from the coding sequence ATGAACAAAGCTTCACTCATCGAGCAAATGGCAAAAGACACCAAATTGCCTAAAACCGCTTGTAAAAATGCGCTCGAATCTATGATCAAAACTATTGAAGCAAGTCTGAAAAAAAGCAAGTCAGTAGTTTTAACCGGCTTTGGCACATTCAGCGTTATGAAAAGAAAAGAAAGAACCGGTATCAATCCTGCAACTGGCAAGAAGATGAAAATTGCCGCTAAAAAAGTTCCTAAATTTAAAGCCGGCAAAAAATTGAAAGACATGGTGGGCTAA
- a CDS encoding M23 family metallopeptidase: MIKYVKYVCAVLVASFCLWWCGDGMYRYATHNKLPEVALSGLCEGGTYCKQVACALCADNSYKISTVSVFLDGVELDGGSVHHVRTARFTTPFVLDCSKLTDGKHTLEVEAVDASYKQNKIRHSYNFYVDNVPLRAQFVQQEYVTDQGKTVHMKIHANKKLESLTVTALSKTYEFLPESFDSTVYECFVPIDCEELANEHVVTAQVVDPAQNKTKLTAKLKINAFEFKKQRGFRVSDQKLEDERELSVKNDDLENRLEACLKDSPKQKLWTGPFEYPIEVQRTSTPFGEVRMTPQRGKYMHKGLDLINTPRSVVWASQHGRVIIKDRFLMTGNTVAIDHGRGVCTVYAHLDDFADINVGDMVRKGNPIGKIGMTGYANGYHLHWEVRVHNTPVEPSEWTSKIY, translated from the coding sequence ATGATTAAATATGTCAAATACGTTTGTGCGGTTTTGGTGGCGAGTTTTTGTTTGTGGTGGTGTGGAGATGGCATGTATCGCTATGCAACGCATAATAAATTACCAGAAGTTGCTCTAAGTGGTTTGTGCGAGGGTGGTACGTATTGTAAGCAAGTTGCATGTGCATTATGTGCGGATAATAGTTATAAGATCTCTACAGTTTCGGTTTTTTTAGATGGTGTTGAGTTGGACGGTGGCAGTGTTCACCATGTACGAACTGCTCGTTTTACAACGCCGTTTGTGCTTGATTGTTCAAAGCTTACCGATGGTAAGCATACACTCGAAGTTGAAGCAGTTGACGCAAGCTATAAGCAAAACAAAATTCGCCATTCTTACAATTTTTACGTCGACAATGTGCCACTTCGTGCGCAATTTGTACAGCAAGAGTATGTGACTGACCAAGGTAAAACCGTCCACATGAAAATACATGCGAATAAAAAATTAGAAAGTTTGACAGTGACGGCGTTATCAAAAACCTATGAGTTTTTGCCAGAGTCCTTTGACTCAACGGTTTATGAATGTTTTGTCCCCATTGACTGTGAAGAGCTTGCAAATGAGCATGTCGTTACCGCACAGGTTGTTGATCCCGCCCAGAATAAGACCAAATTAACTGCAAAACTTAAGATCAATGCTTTTGAGTTTAAAAAACAGCGAGGTTTTCGGGTTAGTGATCAAAAACTTGAAGATGAAAGAGAGTTGAGTGTTAAAAATGATGACCTTGAAAATCGACTTGAAGCGTGTTTAAAAGATAGTCCCAAGCAAAAACTGTGGACTGGACCGTTTGAATATCCAATCGAGGTGCAACGCACATCAACGCCATTTGGCGAAGTACGTATGACGCCACAACGTGGTAAGTACATGCATAAAGGGCTTGATTTGATAAATACTCCGCGCAGTGTGGTGTGGGCAAGTCAACATGGCAGAGTTATCATCAAAGATCGTTTTCTCATGACCGGCAACACCGTTGCTATTGATCACGGTCGCGGCGTTTGTACCGTGTATGCTCATTTAGATGATTTTGCCGACATTAATGTTGGGGATATGGTAAGAAAGGGAAATCCGATTGGTAAGATTGGTATGACGGGTTATGCAAATGGTTATCACTTGCACTGGGAAGTGCGAGTTCATAATACGCCAGTTGAGCCGTCTGAATGGACGAGTAAGATTTACTAA
- a CDS encoding ankyrin repeat domain-containing protein yields MGIRYRSKPVALTWLCISIMFFCGAFCAEQKGVPVVEKSYFESLPTEILVLILGYLELRDILIFSLLNRNCSALTQQISVGSLFDKVVLAVSKSKTLPQTSKPYFDGFLNRLAQDLSVDMVQRFMFCDELKKNNILTDLERQAFVSNIVKHLEESEITLDGVVWGCRRCLKLKSIRCVQWGAGTFAYVDKLPCWLGDKIAQLVKAQIMCDIQLLNKAVSGQLDETDLKNLLVAGADINACDHEGKTALHWALYKGHYELVQSLLDHGADGCVRDDQGRSPLHYAAESANLACVNKLLEKNVVVDVTDVRAQTPLHYAAYSSPLNTTTWDARVEMVKLLVACGASHTNVDLTGRNALAYAMGNHHLRAYLESL; encoded by the coding sequence ATGGGAATCAGATATCGCAGTAAACCAGTTGCGCTGACATGGTTATGTATATCGATAATGTTTTTTTGTGGTGCTTTTTGTGCTGAGCAAAAGGGCGTACCTGTCGTTGAAAAAAGTTATTTTGAAAGTTTACCGACAGAGATTTTAGTTTTGATTTTAGGATATCTTGAGTTGCGTGATATTCTAATTTTTTCTTTGTTGAATAGAAACTGTAGCGCTTTAACGCAGCAAATTTCAGTCGGGTCATTGTTTGATAAGGTTGTGCTTGCGGTTAGTAAAAGTAAGACGCTACCACAAACTTCAAAGCCATATTTTGATGGGTTTTTAAATCGTTTAGCCCAAGATCTTTCGGTTGACATGGTTCAAAGGTTTATGTTTTGTGATGAGTTGAAAAAAAATAACATTTTAACTGATCTTGAACGACAGGCTTTTGTTTCCAATATTGTTAAGCATTTAGAAGAGAGCGAAATAACCCTTGACGGAGTTGTTTGGGGTTGTAGACGGTGTCTCAAGTTGAAATCAATACGGTGTGTGCAGTGGGGCGCTGGCACATTTGCGTATGTTGACAAGCTTCCCTGTTGGTTGGGGGACAAAATTGCACAGTTGGTTAAGGCCCAGATAATGTGCGATATTCAATTGCTCAACAAGGCAGTCAGTGGGCAGCTAGACGAAACAGATCTTAAGAATCTGCTTGTAGCTGGAGCTGATATAAATGCGTGTGATCATGAGGGTAAGACGGCGTTGCATTGGGCTCTTTATAAGGGGCACTACGAGCTTGTGCAAAGTTTGTTAGATCATGGAGCAGATGGGTGTGTGCGTGACGACCAAGGTCGCAGCCCGCTGCATTATGCAGCCGAGAGTGCAAACCTTGCATGTGTTAACAAGCTTCTTGAAAAGAATGTTGTGGTTGATGTAACTGATGTGCGAGCGCAGACACCGCTGCATTATGCTGCTTATTCATCACCACTTAATACGACTACATGGGATGCGCGTGTTGAAATGGTCAAGCTACTGGTAGCCTGTGGTGCTAGTCATACAAACGTTGATTTGACCGGCCGCAATGCTCTTGCGTATGCAATGGGCAATCATCACTTGCGAGCTTACTTAGAATCACTTTGA
- a CDS encoding type II/IV secretion system protein yields MATGNTGDVHIITSPETTLKHGIVNNPTVDLVDEILYNAIEQNASDVHFQPNQNHLTIRYRIDGILYDQQIVTGQQKNALLSRIKIFAGLDIAEQRLPQDGKFRVRLSSNQEFSTPIANDVIDLRISTFPSIHGEKLVIRVLDRSYHLKNLDELGLNKSMHNYILNLLTLPHGLVLVTGPTGSGKSTTLHAMLSKLNTSEKNIITMEDPVEYELAGITQSQVNTRAGFSFENGLRAMLRQDPDIIMIGEIRDKPTVQMAIEASLTGHLVVSTLHTNDTTGAITRLLEMGLEPFLLTSSLVCVLAQRLVRKLCSFCKQKKSISKEEQLFLQKHDKNLTATFFPKGCSHCFGRGYSGRIGIFELLPISPELRTLIMNNPSHNHLTAYIQNQNIALLLSDGLEKVEQGVISLHELLHIIVQS; encoded by the coding sequence ATGGCAACGGGTAACACAGGCGATGTACATATTATCACGTCACCAGAAACAACACTTAAGCACGGCATTGTCAACAACCCCACCGTTGACCTTGTTGACGAAATCTTGTACAACGCCATAGAACAAAATGCATCTGATGTACATTTTCAACCCAACCAAAATCACCTAACCATACGTTACCGCATAGATGGTATCTTGTATGATCAACAAATAGTCACTGGCCAGCAAAAAAATGCCCTCCTTTCGCGAATAAAAATTTTTGCAGGTTTAGACATTGCCGAGCAACGCCTTCCTCAAGATGGCAAATTTAGGGTACGCTTATCATCAAACCAGGAGTTTAGTACTCCGATCGCAAATGATGTTATTGATCTGCGAATCTCAACGTTTCCGTCAATTCACGGAGAAAAACTTGTTATCAGGGTACTTGACCGTTCATATCACTTAAAAAATCTTGACGAGCTTGGTTTAAACAAGTCGATGCACAATTACATACTCAATCTACTCACACTTCCCCACGGCCTGGTACTCGTAACTGGACCAACAGGATCAGGGAAAAGCACTACGCTGCATGCCATGCTTTCAAAACTCAACACATCTGAAAAAAATATCATTACCATGGAAGACCCCGTTGAATACGAACTTGCCGGTATTACACAAAGCCAAGTTAACACCCGAGCAGGTTTCAGCTTTGAAAATGGACTACGCGCAATGCTACGTCAGGATCCAGACATCATCATGATTGGTGAGATTCGTGACAAGCCAACCGTGCAAATGGCGATAGAGGCATCACTAACCGGACATCTTGTTGTCAGCACGTTACATACCAATGACACTACTGGTGCAATAACTCGCTTACTTGAGATGGGCCTTGAGCCCTTTTTACTTACTTCATCATTAGTGTGTGTACTTGCTCAGCGACTCGTCAGAAAACTCTGTTCCTTCTGCAAACAAAAAAAATCAATCTCCAAAGAAGAACAACTATTCTTACAAAAGCATGACAAAAATTTGACCGCAACGTTTTTCCCCAAAGGCTGTAGCCACTGTTTTGGTCGAGGCTATTCTGGCAGAATTGGAATCTTTGAACTGCTACCAATATCCCCTGAACTGCGAACTCTCATCATGAACAACCCATCGCACAACCACCTTACTGCTTACATACAAAACCAAAACATAGCACTTTTACTTTCCGACGGACTTGAAAAAGTTGAACAAGGGGTCATATCGCTACACGAACTCTTGCATATCATTGTACAGTCGTAA
- a CDS encoding UvrD-helicase domain-containing protein: MSESQAPNNFNTFLEADLNQPQRNAVTKTNGALMVISGAGSGKTRVITSRIAHLMLNEGVQPYQILALTFTNKAAGEMKERIASFLGTEKRMPFVGTFHSYCLLLLRLNKDLLPFKEFSIFDGDDQLELIKKIIKRNALNKYTTASQASYQISQFKNKQQNPDQAQWTQPWMRDLYLEYETEKNNAHCLDFDDLIIKTLGLFATNEEFKKRHQNKIRHVLVDEYQDTSSIQHQLLKHMGLTNNKFTLDSLCAVGDEDQSIYSWRGANVTNMLTFEKDFAPVTTIKIEQNYRSVQPIIEAANSVIANNKLRNPKKLWSEKKAINRILHLSCRNGEQEAESVAIILSSLPKNKKLSDVAILYRTHFQSRLIEEALIYHSIAYQIIGGIRFYERKEIKDLLAYLRLMLNPFDKISLLRVINCPARRLGAKFEEFLLDEWNKNPLLNFKQLFAYLEPELSPMQKKGVDSFLELFSEDDNTQRPSTLLESIVNKTEYLTYLKDTYDEKEATTKVENVREFMQSIMQFEKKKEQELEITTLEHNRATSELLAQFLEEVALLQEKVESENSSEQVRMMSLHAAKGLEFDTVIIIGLEEELLPSRRSLDSHQELEEERRLFYVGITRAKEHLVLLNAHTRYQFGQLMEHAPSRFLEELPQGLLKKIDLEYAYPSQIRTQFEQWYHGRGALTPAAKTYFENLSYPFKEPTKKVTPGKKVLPRKQPAVKQASPNVIQSQPSNAPWKKNQQVKHKKFGLGIITHVEEKNAKEYYITAIFSIGSKKILSNFLEKV, translated from the coding sequence ATGAGTGAATCCCAAGCTCCTAATAATTTTAATACCTTCCTAGAAGCAGATCTTAATCAACCACAGCGAAATGCCGTGACAAAAACAAATGGCGCACTCATGGTCATTTCTGGTGCTGGCTCGGGTAAGACGCGGGTTATCACCTCGCGCATTGCCCACCTCATGCTCAATGAAGGGGTTCAACCTTATCAGATCTTAGCCTTAACGTTCACCAACAAAGCTGCTGGGGAAATGAAAGAACGAATCGCCTCGTTTCTGGGAACTGAAAAACGTATGCCTTTTGTAGGAACCTTCCACTCATACTGCCTTTTACTATTGCGATTAAACAAAGATCTGCTTCCTTTCAAAGAATTTTCTATATTCGATGGGGACGATCAGCTCGAACTTATAAAAAAAATTATTAAACGTAATGCATTGAACAAATACACAACAGCCTCTCAGGCGAGCTATCAGATTTCGCAATTCAAAAACAAACAACAAAATCCTGACCAAGCACAGTGGACACAGCCCTGGATGAGGGATCTATACCTCGAATATGAGACGGAAAAAAACAATGCACATTGTCTCGATTTTGATGATCTAATTATTAAAACCCTTGGGCTCTTCGCAACAAACGAAGAATTCAAAAAACGTCATCAAAATAAGATACGCCATGTTTTGGTGGATGAATATCAGGACACCAGCTCTATCCAACATCAGCTCCTCAAGCACATGGGCCTGACAAACAATAAATTTACGCTTGACTCATTATGCGCTGTAGGCGATGAAGATCAGTCAATTTATTCATGGCGCGGGGCTAACGTCACCAATATGCTTACCTTTGAAAAAGATTTTGCTCCCGTTACAACCATAAAAATTGAACAAAATTATCGCTCAGTCCAACCAATCATTGAAGCGGCAAACAGCGTTATTGCAAACAATAAGCTTCGTAATCCCAAAAAATTATGGTCTGAAAAAAAAGCAATCAATAGGATCTTGCATCTATCCTGTCGCAACGGCGAACAGGAAGCAGAAAGCGTTGCAATCATACTCTCAAGCCTGCCAAAAAACAAAAAACTGAGTGATGTTGCAATCTTATATCGCACACACTTTCAATCGCGCCTTATTGAAGAAGCCCTTATTTACCACTCTATTGCTTACCAGATCATCGGCGGCATACGGTTTTATGAACGAAAAGAGATCAAGGACCTACTCGCATATCTACGCCTCATGCTTAACCCATTTGATAAAATAAGCTTACTACGCGTTATTAACTGCCCTGCACGCAGGTTGGGTGCAAAATTTGAAGAGTTTTTACTCGATGAGTGGAATAAAAATCCGCTTCTTAACTTTAAACAGCTCTTTGCTTACCTTGAACCAGAGCTTTCACCTATGCAAAAAAAGGGCGTCGATAGTTTTCTTGAACTCTTTAGCGAAGATGATAACACGCAACGTCCTAGCACTCTGCTTGAAAGCATCGTCAACAAAACCGAGTACCTAACCTACCTCAAAGACACCTACGACGAAAAAGAAGCAACCACCAAAGTTGAAAACGTTCGTGAATTTATGCAGTCAATCATGCAATTTGAGAAAAAAAAGGAACAGGAGCTGGAAATTACAACCCTTGAGCACAACCGTGCGACAAGTGAATTGCTTGCACAGTTTTTAGAAGAAGTTGCTCTACTGCAAGAAAAAGTTGAGTCTGAAAATAGCTCAGAACAGGTACGCATGATGAGTCTTCATGCAGCAAAGGGCCTCGAGTTTGATACCGTTATCATTATCGGTCTAGAAGAAGAGCTTTTGCCAAGCAGGCGATCACTCGACTCTCATCAAGAACTCGAAGAAGAACGCCGTCTTTTCTACGTTGGCATCACACGTGCAAAAGAACACCTGGTCCTGCTCAATGCACACACAAGATATCAGTTTGGCCAACTTATGGAACATGCCCCGTCACGTTTTCTTGAAGAACTTCCTCAAGGGCTGCTCAAAAAAATTGACCTTGAATATGCTTACCCCTCTCAAATTCGTACCCAGTTCGAGCAGTGGTACCACGGGCGAGGCGCATTAACCCCTGCGGCTAAAACATACTTTGAAAATCTTTCATACCCATTCAAAGAGCCTACCAAAAAAGTAACTCCTGGCAAAAAAGTTCTTCCCAGGAAGCAACCCGCTGTAAAACAGGCAAGTCCTAACGTTATTCAATCGCAACCCTCCAACGCACCATGGAAAAAAAATCAGCAAGTTAAACACAAAAAATTCGGCCTTGGCATTATCACTCATGTTGAAGAAAAAAATGCCAAAGAGTATTACATAACAGCAATTTTCAGCATTGGTTCTAAGAAGATACTCTCAAATTTCTTAGAAAAGGTTTAA
- a CDS encoding MiaB/RimO family radical SAM methylthiotransferase: MITFFIKTYGCQANVADSQGIAKFLTQMDCQEVATEGEADLLLVNTCAIRDKAEQKLYSYIGALRDHKAEKPYLKVGIIGCVASYKKNELYKRFDLVTFVAGAREELETIQKYLVDLVVQLETTKQLYEQNPNKEMNFGGQDRDIRKKAALNTTLKKPLLAPFGMLKRTKLAKPTSTEAKVGSLTPELKRSFINIMTGCDKRCTYCIVPFTRGKEVSYPASKLLEQVEHDVANGAKEINLVGQNVNSYVDPESGKAFPTLLERIAQIEGEFWVRYVSPHPRDMTVDLFDVMAAHRPKLAGYVHFPVQSGSNKILELMKRNHSIELFIEKVGWLRERMPDATVTTDIIVGFPGETEQDYQATRDLMEKVRFDHIYSFIYSPRKYTKASKMADDCPYEVKEQRLRDLQKRQIQISREQNEKNIGKTLKCLVEKRLENGKLLARTEGNVRVLFLGSNDLIGRFIDLHITGAAAAHLDAKLPELV; this comes from the coding sequence ATGATTACCTTTTTTATTAAAACCTATGGCTGTCAAGCTAACGTTGCCGACTCCCAGGGGATTGCAAAGTTTTTAACCCAAATGGACTGCCAGGAAGTGGCAACAGAGGGAGAAGCAGATCTACTCTTGGTCAATACCTGTGCAATTCGCGACAAAGCTGAACAAAAGCTGTATTCATATATTGGTGCACTACGAGACCACAAGGCTGAAAAACCGTATCTCAAGGTTGGTATTATTGGTTGTGTGGCAAGCTATAAAAAGAATGAGCTGTACAAACGATTTGACCTAGTTACCTTTGTAGCCGGTGCTCGCGAAGAGCTGGAAACGATACAAAAGTACCTGGTTGACCTGGTCGTTCAGCTGGAAACCACCAAGCAACTGTACGAACAAAATCCAAACAAAGAAATGAATTTTGGTGGTCAAGATCGAGATATTCGAAAAAAGGCAGCACTCAACACAACGCTCAAGAAGCCACTACTAGCACCATTTGGCATGCTCAAGCGTACCAAACTTGCAAAGCCCACTTCTACCGAGGCTAAAGTAGGCTCCCTAACCCCTGAGCTCAAACGCTCATTTATCAACATTATGACCGGCTGTGACAAGCGCTGCACCTACTGCATTGTACCCTTCACCCGCGGCAAAGAGGTCAGTTACCCGGCAAGTAAGCTACTTGAGCAAGTTGAACACGACGTGGCCAATGGCGCAAAGGAAATTAATCTGGTTGGCCAAAATGTTAATTCATACGTTGACCCTGAAAGTGGCAAGGCATTTCCAACACTGCTTGAGCGCATAGCCCAAATTGAAGGTGAGTTTTGGGTACGCTACGTTAGCCCCCATCCACGGGATATGACTGTTGATTTGTTTGATGTTATGGCCGCTCATCGACCTAAACTTGCTGGGTACGTACACTTCCCCGTCCAGTCAGGCTCAAACAAAATTTTAGAGCTCATGAAACGTAACCATAGCATTGAACTATTTATCGAAAAAGTTGGCTGGTTACGTGAGCGCATGCCTGATGCAACCGTAACAACTGATATTATTGTCGGATTTCCAGGCGAAACAGAGCAAGACTATCAGGCAACGCGTGATCTGATGGAAAAAGTCAGATTTGACCACATCTATTCATTTATTTATTCGCCACGCAAATATACCAAGGCATCTAAAATGGCTGATGATTGCCCTTATGAAGTCAAAGAGCAACGCCTCAGAGACCTACAAAAACGACAAATTCAGATCAGCCGTGAGCAAAACGAAAAAAATATCGGCAAAACACTTAAATGTTTAGTTGAAAAACGCCTCGAGAATGGTAAACTGTTGGCTAGAACTGAAGGAAACGTTCGTGTATTATTTTTAGGCAGCAACGATTTAATCGGTCGTTTTATTGACCTACATATCACAGGAGCGGCAGCAGCACATCTTGACGCTAAACTTCCTGAACTTGTTTGA